GCGCGTTTGCCGGACTCAGAACAGATTCTGAATCTCTACCCGGCGCTGGAAATGCTGCCCGTCTTTGAACGGCAGATGAACCAGCACATGGCCTTCTTCCTGGGTAGCCTCGATATGCTCAGCATCAACAAAATCCGGGATATCAATAACCCTCAAAAACATCGGTACAGCCAGACTTTGACCTTCCGACACGTTTTTTTGTTGAAGTAATGTATATAAAACCAGTTTTTTCCCGTCGATCAACACGTTAAACGCATCCGGACCAACGCCGGGCGCGGATAACTTAATTACCAACCGGTCTGATTCCTGCTCGGTTTCCATACGGGTCATGCTCGATCCACCATACAGAGTATTCAGTAAATCAAACTGTCCTCCCATTCCCTGCAGTGTATTTTCTATCGGTTTCAT
This Larkinella insperata DNA region includes the following protein-coding sequences:
- a CDS encoding Hsp20/alpha crystallin family protein produces the protein MKPIENTLQGMGGQFDLLNTLYGGSSMTRMETEQESDRLVIKLSAPGVGPDAFNVLIDGKKLVLYTLLQQKNVSEGQSLAVPMFLRVIDIPDFVDAEHIEATQEEGHVLVHLPFKDGQHFQRRVEIQNLF